TTCGTGGGGCTGAGCATGGACGACGCGGTGTGGGACGTGACGGTGTTCACCAAGAACCGGGAGCGGCTACTGGAAGGAGAGATCGCCGAAGCCTTTTTCGAGCAGGTGCTGGCGCAGGCGCGGGCGAAGGAGTTGTTGTCGGACGAGCACTTCACGGTGGACGGGACGCTGATTCAGGCCTGGGCGGGGCAGAAGAGTTTTCGGGCGAAGAAGAAGGGATCGCAGCGCGACATTCCGCCGGAGGACCCGGGGAATGCGACGGTGGATTTTCACGGGGAGAAGCGGAGCAACGACACGCACCAATCGACGACGGACCGGCAGGCACGGCTGTATAAGAAGTCAAAAGGGACGGAAGCGAAGCTGAGCTATCTGGGACACGTGCTGGCGGAGAACCGCAACGGGCTGGTCCTTCAGGCGCAAGTGACGATGGCGACCGGGACGGCGGAACGGGAAGCGGCGCTGGAGATGCTCGAAGCGCGGACCGGCGGGCGACGGGTGACGGTGGGAGGCGACAAAGGATATGACGTGCAGGAGTTCGTGGCCGATGTGCGCGATCTGGGGGTGACGCCGCACGTGGCGCAGAACCACCGCAAGCGGCGGAGCGCGATCGATGCGCGCACGACGCGGCATGTGGGTTACGAGATCAGTCAAAGGAAACGCAAGCGGGTGGAAGAAGTGTTTGGATGGCTGAAGACGGTCGGGTTGCTGCGGCAGACGCGCTACCGGGGAAGAGAACGGGTCGGCTGGATGTTTACGTTCGCCACGGCGGTCTACAATCTGGTGCGCATCCGGAACCTGACGGCGGAGGCGGCCTAAGCCGTCACACCGAGCGAGAAAATGAGCCGATCCGCACCGCTGCGGAGCCCAACAACTCTCC
This is a stretch of genomic DNA from Acidobacteriota bacterium. It encodes these proteins:
- a CDS encoding IS5 family transposase; this encodes MRGHDEQQESMYSYISPEKRVPSDHPLRRLRGMVDTALKEMSPQFAEMYSHYGRPSIAPEKLLRALLLQVLYSVRSERLLMEQLGYNLLFRWFVGLSMDDAVWDVTVFTKNRERLLEGEIAEAFFEQVLAQARAKELLSDEHFTVDGTLIQAWAGQKSFRAKKKGSQRDIPPEDPGNATVDFHGEKRSNDTHQSTTDRQARLYKKSKGTEAKLSYLGHVLAENRNGLVLQAQVTMATGTAEREAALEMLEARTGGRRVTVGGDKGYDVQEFVADVRDLGVTPHVAQNHRKRRSAIDARTTRHVGYEISQRKRKRVEEVFGWLKTVGLLRQTRYRGRERVGWMFTFATAVYNLVRIRNLTAEAA